GTTACCAAGTGGAACGTCAAAAATGGGGTCATTCTCTTCTAATCGAATTTCCCAGCGATTGCAACAAAAAATTCTTTGAAACGAATTACTTCGTGTATATGCATTGTAAAAATGACAGTTAATGAACCTAATCGTTTTTCTCGAATCGCTTTAGGGTCAATTCATTTGTTAGTCTATCAACTGTCATAGCAAGAGAAGAAGCTGATGAATTCATCTGGTGTTCATCTATTTTGAAATTAGGTTTGTTGTTTGCAAATATTGGTGTAACTTAATGATCGAATTGCTTAAAAACGCTATAAGTTTCTCACAATAATGATCATAGTGAAAAGTAATAAGATTGAGAAGAAAATAATGTATATTAAAAACTAATGCCAATTCCAATTTCTACTTGTCTTTTCTTAGAAGGAGAAAGAATGACCCGAGGGATAAAGCCAAGAAAGTAAAAAAGACAAATCAATAGTAACcttaagaatatgatacatgaaCAAAGATCCCCCTACAAAATGAatccaaaaattaaaaatatacagACAAAAGCAATACAATCATATCTAGTCAGTACAAAAAAGGAGAAAAGGGTAACAATAACAGTTCATTCTTTTCTTGACGTTGACTATCCTTCAGTCTGATACAGACATATGCCAGCTTTTTCATGATTACGTAGGACCAATTCAAAGTACCAACAGGTCTCAGGGGCCCCTTAAATGGGCTGAATATATTGGGCCTTCAATGTTTAAAGTTGGATTGGGCCGCCCATATATCAATTTCTTTGGGATTGTCCACCTTCGGATGGAGGGAATTGTACAAGTTACAatttgaatggaagaaaatgatccTATAAACGTTTGTTTATAATTTCCGTCTACACCTTAATATAAAGGTCTCCTGTGAAACGGATCATATAACTAAGAAACTGAACCCTCTGTGGATCTCCTGATCAAGTTTCAGTAGCTTCGATTGATGGCAACATGACGGCCTTGGTTTCCAATTACATTACCACTACCTGTTTTCTTAACATGGAGAGGTGACCGACACCCGTAATTATTATGATTATTATGATTTCCTGATCGTTGATCGTGGGCACGAGTAGCATTTCTTTCTCTCGGCTTCATCTTGATCGCGTTACATTGTTCTAAACAATCCAAAATCTCTTCCATAGAAGGTCTAGTTTTAGGATCAGGCTCAAGACATTGTACTATGATTTCTGCTATTTCATATGCAGCTTTTGATGGGTATTGTCCTTCTAACCTTGGGTCCATTATTTTCCTTAGCTTCTTTTTGTCAGGTAACATTGGTTTGGCCCATTCAACTAAATTAATCTCCCCATTCGGCCTATTCAGATCCAGTACTCTACGGCCCGTTAATATTTCTAGCAACACAACTCCAAACCCATATACGTCACTCCTCACGTACAAATGACCTGTCCAAATTAATGTTACATAAGGTATAGCCGTATAAGAAGGAAGGAATGAAGATGTAACAAAAATAGTCGACCTGCATCCAACTGCTTAAACTAAGAATAATCAGCGGatacataatttatatatatacttgCTAGAAAAAATGAATAGTAAATCCGATCGACTATTTGTATAAAGATCCCATCAAGGCTTTcccaaaaaagaataaaaaagcaTAAGAATCAtgtttttttaaaagaaataaaataaggaaTTTAAGACCAAAAAATGGTTGAAACCAATATACCAACTTTGCCGGTCAATATTAATAAATCAGATATATGTTCTTGGAATTTAGTATTTGAATGCTAAGGAGTTCACACTATGTAAAGGTTGATGTTTTCACTAAGGGCCAGGTCAAACTTCTAATGGGAACATAGAAAAATTTTGGGGAAGAATTTCGGTTTTAAGAAGTCAAAGCTATTAGTTTGTTTTTATATAAATCAAAGGAAtaaatttcttttaattaataaAACTGACCCTTCGTAAttagtttctttatattttttcatTTTGAGGCATTTAGGTTAACGTCAAACTTTTCTAATTGTTTTTTTGAACCAGAATTTGGGCAAAAATTGTTGATTTGTTCATTATTGTATACTTTAAAGtttgtaaaaatacatatatttaagtgTCAAAGGAATTGGAACGGAAAATATGAGGGCGAAAAATATCTGACTCGAATACTATCGTTATTAAAAAATAGTACCTGTAGCCATGTACTCCGGGGCAGCGTAACCATAAGTGCCAACGACTCTAGTGGTCACATGCGAGTCACCATTTACTGGACCCATTTTAGCTAGTCCAAAATCAGAAAGCTTGGCATTGTAATCCTGTCCCAATAATATTTTAAACAAATATTTATcagtaattataaaaaaaatgcaattaattaaaagaagtTTTTCtgtaaaaaaaagaaagaaaagaaaagaaaattaccGCATCCAGTAAAATATTTGAAGCTTTAAAATCACGGTAAATAACTTGCTTTTCTGTTGTGTGTAAAAAAGTAAGACCTTTTGCTGCTCCTATTGCTATTTTTAGCCTTGTATCCCACGACATTGCTTCTGCACC
This region of Nicotiana tomentosiformis chromosome 4, ASM39032v3, whole genome shotgun sequence genomic DNA includes:
- the LOC104114043 gene encoding probable serine/threonine-protein kinase PIX13 isoform X2; this translates as MGNCWPKPVDNLPSSNKISSPPPVIKKHTATPASNTKRAVAAQPSGDGGAGGGGGGDQSGKEELVLPASGKIVTPNLKMFTLAELKSATKNFRPDTVLGEGGFGTVFKGWVDDKTFAPSKVGVGIPVAVKKSNPDSEQGLKEWQAEVKFLGKFSHPNLVKLIGYCWEEKEFLLVYEHMQKGSLESHLFRKGAEAMSWDTRLKIAIGAAKGLTFLHTTEKQVIYRDFKASNILLDADYNAKLSDFGLAKMGPVNGDSHVTTRVVGTYGYAAPEYMATGHLYVRSDVYGFGVVLLEILTGRRVLDLNRPNGEINLVEWAKPMLPDKKKLRKIMDPRLEGQYPSKAAYEIAEIIVQCLEPDPKTRPSMEEILDCLEQCNAIKMKPRERNATRAHDQRSGNHNNHNNYGCRSPLHVKKTGSGNVIGNQGRHVAINRSY
- the LOC104114043 gene encoding probable serine/threonine-protein kinase PIX13 isoform X1, which encodes MGNCWPKPVDNLPSSNKISSPPPVIKKHTATPASNTKRAVAAQPSGDGGAGGGGGGDQSGKEELVLPASGKIVTPNLKMFTLAELKSATKNFRPDTVLGEGGFGTVFKGWVDDKTFAPSKVGVGIPVAVKKSNPDSEQGLKEWQAEVKFLGKFSHPNLVKLIGYCWEEKEFLLVYEHMQKGSLESHLFRKEGAEAMSWDTRLKIAIGAAKGLTFLHTTEKQVIYRDFKASNILLDADYNAKLSDFGLAKMGPVNGDSHVTTRVVGTYGYAAPEYMATGHLYVRSDVYGFGVVLLEILTGRRVLDLNRPNGEINLVEWAKPMLPDKKKLRKIMDPRLEGQYPSKAAYEIAEIIVQCLEPDPKTRPSMEEILDCLEQCNAIKMKPRERNATRAHDQRSGNHNNHNNYGCRSPLHVKKTGSGNVIGNQGRHVAINRSY